The proteins below come from a single bacterium genomic window:
- a CDS encoding NAD(P)/FAD-dependent oxidoreductase: MFKNQYDIIIIGAGPAGLIAAIESCKPSTKILILEKMHTPALKLKISGKGRCNITNDAVLEDFISHFGKNGRFLKFAFANFFNTDLIKYFEKLGIQFKLERGGRYFPENDDAGDIANALLNKVKSLNIPISTNSEVISITKLPDNSFVIAVNKRNPAGNKNAQRIQIKTDKVVLATGGKSYPRTGSTGAGFKLASQLGHTITPVSPSLVPVETRGGIAKKLQGLSLKNAKAQVWCGNKKVDERFGEMLFTDFGLSGPIILSLSKTIVKLVDDKQKVFISIDLKPALNHKTIDQRIIREITEHSKQGFKHLLKKLLPEKLVPVFIEKLKIPEEKQLSQINSKERKELRMLLKEFQFEVTGYRSFNHAIVTSGGICIKEINSQTMESKLVKGLYFAGEIIDIDADTGGFNLQAAFSTGWIAGRANRVHALG; this comes from the coding sequence GAAACTAAAAATTTCAGGAAAGGGACGATGCAACATTACCAACGATGCTGTATTAGAGGATTTTATTTCGCATTTTGGCAAAAACGGAAGGTTCTTGAAGTTTGCTTTCGCAAATTTTTTTAATACAGACCTTATTAAATACTTTGAAAAGCTTGGCATTCAGTTTAAGCTTGAACGAGGAGGGCGTTACTTTCCGGAAAATGATGATGCAGGGGATATTGCAAACGCTTTGCTCAACAAAGTAAAATCACTGAATATTCCCATTTCTACTAATTCAGAAGTAATTAGTATTACGAAATTACCTGATAATAGTTTTGTTATTGCAGTTAATAAGAGAAATCCTGCAGGCAATAAAAACGCTCAACGCATTCAAATAAAAACAGATAAAGTTGTGCTTGCAACCGGAGGAAAATCATATCCCAGAACTGGTTCGACTGGAGCAGGATTTAAGCTAGCATCTCAGCTTGGACATACAATTACACCTGTTTCTCCATCTCTTGTACCTGTTGAAACTAGAGGCGGCATTGCAAAAAAGCTTCAGGGATTAAGCTTAAAAAACGCAAAAGCGCAAGTATGGTGCGGAAACAAAAAGGTTGATGAACGGTTTGGTGAAATGTTGTTTACTGATTTTGGTCTTTCCGGTCCAATAATTCTCTCCTTAAGCAAAACCATTGTAAAGCTTGTTGATGATAAGCAAAAGGTATTTATCTCCATAGATTTAAAACCTGCACTCAATCACAAAACGATTGACCAGAGAATAATAAGAGAAATAACTGAGCACAGCAAACAAGGTTTTAAGCATTTACTAAAAAAACTGCTGCCGGAGAAACTAGTTCCGGTATTTATCGAGAAATTAAAGATTCCAGAGGAAAAGCAACTGAGCCAGATTAATTCTAAAGAACGTAAAGAACTTAGGATGCTGCTGAAAGAGTTTCAATTTGAAGTGACAGGTTACAGGTCATTTAATCACGCCATTGTAACATCCGGCGGAATCTGCATAAAAGAGATCAATTCCCAAACAATGGAATCGAAACTTGTTAAAGGCCTATATTTTGCGGGTGAAATTATTGACATTGATGCTGACACAGGAGGATTTAATCTGCAAGCTGCTTTTTCAACAGGATGGATTGCAGGCAGAGCTAACAGGGTTCATGCTCTTGGGTGA
- the xerC gene encoding tyrosine recombinase XerC, with translation MRNPKSEIRNPKQILNSNVQEFITYLEIERNVSEYTIKAYSSDIKQFLEFLKSNKEELGNITHRTIRKFLAHLQNKAYSNKSTGRKLATIRSFFKFLVREGYQKTNPTLVVSSPKTDKKLPEFLTVENMIKLIEKPDENDVLGIRDRAIFETLYSTGIRVGELTHLNIYDIDFGGGTIKVKGKGNKQRIVPIGDTALDVINRYSAVRSTLFNNKNIGITEDRQALFLDKWGGRLTSRSVERIVHKHIVGIPKTLGITPHTFRHSFATHLLDAGADLRSVQELLGHVSLSTTQIYTHLTPEKLKRTYKKAHPRA, from the coding sequence ATGAGAAATCCGAAATCCGAAATCCGAAATCCGAAACAAATTCTAAATTCAAATGTCCAAGAATTTATTACATACCTGGAAATTGAGCGCAATGTGTCAGAATACACTATTAAAGCTTACTCATCTGATATTAAGCAATTCTTAGAATTCTTAAAATCAAATAAAGAAGAATTGGGAAACATTACACACAGAACTATAAGGAAATTTCTGGCGCATTTACAAAACAAAGCCTACTCAAATAAATCAACAGGAAGAAAACTTGCTACAATCAGGTCTTTTTTTAAGTTTCTCGTAAGAGAAGGATATCAAAAAACAAATCCAACACTGGTTGTTTCTAGCCCGAAAACCGATAAAAAATTGCCGGAATTTCTTACTGTAGAGAATATGATTAAATTAATAGAAAAACCTGACGAAAATGATGTATTAGGAATAAGAGATAGAGCTATATTCGAAACACTTTATTCAACAGGCATAAGAGTTGGAGAACTTACGCATCTTAATATCTATGACATAGATTTTGGCGGCGGAACTATAAAGGTTAAGGGCAAAGGAAACAAACAACGCATTGTTCCTATTGGGGATACAGCTCTGGATGTAATAAACAGATATTCTGCTGTTAGAAGCACATTATTCAATAATAAAAATATCGGCATAACTGAGGACAGACAAGCATTATTTCTTGATAAATGGGGAGGCAGGCTTACTTCAAGAAGTGTTGAGAGAATTGTACATAAGCACATTGTAGGAATTCCAAAAACGTTAGGAATCACTCCGCATACTTTCAGGCACAGCTTTGCAACACATCTTTTGGATGCTGGTGCTGATCTCAGATCCGTGCAGGAACTGCTTGGCCATGTAAGTTTATCAACAACACAAATATACACTCATCTTACACCTGAAAAACTGAAAAGAACGTATAAAAAAGCTCACCCAAGAGCATGA
- a CDS encoding NAD(P)/FAD-dependent oxidoreductase: MSDQKTAIIIGAGPAGLTAAYELLNKTDIKPIIYEMTEDIGGISKTINYKGNRIDIGGHRFFSKSDRVMQWWQKILPSQMLIRTRLSRIFFLRKLFDYPVSLNLNTFSNLGFMRIIKIGLSYIKTRFSPIKNEGSLEDFFINRFGKELYLTFFKDYTEKVWGIPCNRIRPEWGRQRIKGLSISKALLHAVKKQKNTETSLIGQFLYPKFGPGQMWEQVARIIKEKGGEIYLKHKVIGLNHHDNEIVEAALKEKTTNELITKTADYFFSTMPVRDLIQSLQNDVPREIQQVAQGLMYRDFITVGLLLRKLKIKNKTRIKTINNIVPDNWIYIQERDVKLGRIQIFNNWSPYMVKDENTVWIGLEYFCNEGDELWNKTDENFAKFAIDELAKIDIIEKEDVLDKVVIRMSKTYPAYFGTYDQFYVIKNFTDKFENLFLIGRNGMHRYNNQDHSMLTAMAAVENIINNIKSKHNIWAVNTEDEYHEDKL; this comes from the coding sequence ATGTCGGATCAAAAAACAGCTATTATAATTGGAGCAGGTCCCGCAGGTCTAACTGCAGCTTACGAACTGCTAAATAAAACAGATATCAAACCTATTATTTATGAGATGACAGAAGATATTGGCGGTATTTCCAAGACAATAAATTATAAAGGCAATAGAATAGACATAGGAGGTCACAGATTCTTCTCTAAATCTGACAGAGTTATGCAGTGGTGGCAGAAGATCCTTCCTTCGCAAATGTTAATTCGTACCCGGCTTTCAAGAATTTTTTTCCTGCGAAAATTATTTGATTATCCTGTTTCTTTGAATCTCAATACCTTTTCAAATCTTGGATTTATGCGAATTATTAAGATAGGTCTGAGCTATATCAAAACACGATTTTCTCCAATAAAAAACGAAGGATCTCTCGAAGACTTTTTTATCAACAGATTTGGCAAAGAGCTGTATCTTACATTCTTTAAAGATTATACAGAAAAGGTCTGGGGAATTCCTTGTAATAGAATTAGACCTGAATGGGGCAGGCAAAGAATAAAAGGTCTCTCTATTAGTAAAGCGCTGCTCCATGCTGTGAAAAAACAGAAAAATACAGAGACCAGTCTAATTGGACAATTTTTGTATCCTAAATTTGGCCCAGGTCAAATGTGGGAACAAGTTGCTAGAATTATTAAGGAAAAAGGCGGAGAGATATATCTAAAGCATAAAGTAATTGGTCTTAATCACCATGATAATGAAATAGTGGAAGCTGCCCTAAAAGAGAAAACTACTAATGAGCTGATAACTAAAACAGCAGATTATTTTTTCTCAACAATGCCTGTTAGAGACTTAATACAATCTCTTCAGAATGATGTGCCACGAGAGATTCAGCAAGTAGCTCAGGGATTGATGTATCGCGATTTTATAACAGTTGGCTTACTCCTAAGGAAACTAAAAATAAAGAATAAAACTAGAATAAAAACTATTAATAATATTGTTCCTGATAACTGGATTTATATTCAGGAAAGAGATGTTAAACTTGGTAGAATTCAGATATTTAATAACTGGAGTCCTTACATGGTTAAGGATGAAAATACTGTATGGATAGGATTAGAGTATTTTTGTAATGAAGGAGATGAGCTGTGGAACAAGACTGATGAGAATTTCGCCAAATTCGCAATTGATGAATTGGCTAAAATTGATATTATAGAAAAAGAAGATGTGCTTGATAAAGTTGTTATTCGAATGTCAAAAACCTATCCAGCTTATTTTGGCACATATGACCAATTTTACGTGATCAAAAACTTTACTGATAAATTTGAAAACCTGTTTTTAATAGGCAGAAATGGTATGCATAGGTATAATAATCAAGACCATTCTATGCTTACAGCAATGGCTGCTGTTGAAAACATTATCAATAATATTAAATCCAAACACAACATTTGGGCTGTGAATACTGAAGATGAATATCATGAGGACAAATTATGA